A region of Vitis vinifera cultivar Pinot Noir 40024 chromosome 15, ASM3070453v1 DNA encodes the following proteins:
- the LOC100241478 gene encoding UMP-CMP kinase 3 isoform X3 has product MGSAPESVIKETNENLLAEKKVKVVFVLGGPGSGKGTQCANIVKHFGYTHLSAGDLLRAEIKSGSENGNMIQSMIKEGKIVPSEVTIKLLQRAILEDSNDKFLIDGFPRNEENRAAFEAVTKIEPEFVLFFDCSEEEMERRILNRNQGREDDNVETIRKRFKVFLESSLPVIEYYESKGKVRKIDAAQSIEEVFEAVKAVFTPTNEQVDA; this is encoded by the exons ATGGGAAGTGCTCCTGAGTCTGTCATCAAG GAAACAAATGAAAACTTGCTAGCTGAGAAGAAGGTTAAAGTTGTTTTTGTCTTAG GTGGCCCAGGCAGTGGGAAAGGCACCCAGTGTGCAAATATTGTGAAACACTTTGGGTACACTCATCTCAGTGCTGGTGATCTTCTACGAGCAGAAATTAAATCTGGTTCTGAAAATGG GAATATGATTCAGAGCATGATTAAGGAGGGAAAGATTGTTCCTTCAGAAGTAACAATTAAGCTTCTCCAACGAGCAATACTGGAAGACAGTAATGACAAATTTCTTATTGATGGTTTTCCCCGTAATGAGGAAAACCGTGCTGCATTTGAGGCTGTT ACTAAAATTGAACCCGAATTTGTCCTGTTTTTTGATTGTTCGGAAGAAGAGATGGAGAGGCGCATTCTGAACCGGAATCAG GGAAGAGAAGATGACAACGTTGAAACAATAAGGAAGCGATTTAAGGTGTTTTTGGAATCTAGTCTCCCTGTTATTGAGTATTATGAGTCTAAGGGGAAGGTTCGGAAg ATTGATGCTGCACAGTCGATTGAAGAGGTTTTTGAGGCAGTCAAAGCTGTCTTCACCCCAACAAATGAACAG
- the LOC100241478 gene encoding UMP-CMP kinase 3 isoform X1, translating to MGSAPESVIKETNENLLAEKKVKVVFVLGGPGSGKGTQCANIVKHFGYTHLSAGDLLRAEIKSGSENGNMIQSMIKEGKIVPSEVTIKLLQRAILEDSNDKFLIDGFPRNEENRAAFEAVTKIEPEFVLFFDCSEEEMERRILNRNQGREDDNVETIRKRFKVFLESSLPVIEYYESKGKVRKVIFCLCFFLNNILACLLLPVELLLCPQIDAAQSIEEVFEAVKAVFTPTNEQVKHHCNLWWNFKVYWFCFGHNKIRKRR from the exons ATGGGAAGTGCTCCTGAGTCTGTCATCAAG GAAACAAATGAAAACTTGCTAGCTGAGAAGAAGGTTAAAGTTGTTTTTGTCTTAG GTGGCCCAGGCAGTGGGAAAGGCACCCAGTGTGCAAATATTGTGAAACACTTTGGGTACACTCATCTCAGTGCTGGTGATCTTCTACGAGCAGAAATTAAATCTGGTTCTGAAAATGG GAATATGATTCAGAGCATGATTAAGGAGGGAAAGATTGTTCCTTCAGAAGTAACAATTAAGCTTCTCCAACGAGCAATACTGGAAGACAGTAATGACAAATTTCTTATTGATGGTTTTCCCCGTAATGAGGAAAACCGTGCTGCATTTGAGGCTGTT ACTAAAATTGAACCCGAATTTGTCCTGTTTTTTGATTGTTCGGAAGAAGAGATGGAGAGGCGCATTCTGAACCGGAATCAG GGAAGAGAAGATGACAACGTTGAAACAATAAGGAAGCGATTTAAGGTGTTTTTGGAATCTAGTCTCCCTGTTATTGAGTATTATGAGTCTAAGGGGAAGGTTCGGAAggtaatattttgtttatgcTTCTTTCTTAACAATATTCTTGCATGTTTATTGCTACCAGTTGAATTATTGCTTTGCCCTCAGATTGATGCTGCACAGTCGATTGAAGAGGTTTTTGAGGCAGTCAAAGCTGTCTTCACCCCAACAAATGAACAGGTAAAGCACCATTGTAATCTCTGGTggaattttaaagtttattggTTCTGTTTTGGACACAATAAAATTAGGAAAAGGAGATAA
- the LOC100241478 gene encoding UMP-CMP kinase 3 isoform X2 yields the protein MGSAPESVIKETNENLLAEKKVKVVFVLGGPGSGKGTQCANIVKHFGYTHLSAGDLLRAEIKSGSENGNMIQSMIKEGKIVPSEVTIKLLQRAILEDSNDKFLIDGFPRNEENRAAFEAVTKIEPEFVLFFDCSEEEMERRILNRNQGREDDNVETIRKRFKVFLESSLPVIEYYESKGKVRKIDAAQSIEEVFEAVKAVFTPTNEQVKHHCNLWWNFKVYWFCFGHNKIRKRR from the exons ATGGGAAGTGCTCCTGAGTCTGTCATCAAG GAAACAAATGAAAACTTGCTAGCTGAGAAGAAGGTTAAAGTTGTTTTTGTCTTAG GTGGCCCAGGCAGTGGGAAAGGCACCCAGTGTGCAAATATTGTGAAACACTTTGGGTACACTCATCTCAGTGCTGGTGATCTTCTACGAGCAGAAATTAAATCTGGTTCTGAAAATGG GAATATGATTCAGAGCATGATTAAGGAGGGAAAGATTGTTCCTTCAGAAGTAACAATTAAGCTTCTCCAACGAGCAATACTGGAAGACAGTAATGACAAATTTCTTATTGATGGTTTTCCCCGTAATGAGGAAAACCGTGCTGCATTTGAGGCTGTT ACTAAAATTGAACCCGAATTTGTCCTGTTTTTTGATTGTTCGGAAGAAGAGATGGAGAGGCGCATTCTGAACCGGAATCAG GGAAGAGAAGATGACAACGTTGAAACAATAAGGAAGCGATTTAAGGTGTTTTTGGAATCTAGTCTCCCTGTTATTGAGTATTATGAGTCTAAGGGGAAGGTTCGGAAg ATTGATGCTGCACAGTCGATTGAAGAGGTTTTTGAGGCAGTCAAAGCTGTCTTCACCCCAACAAATGAACAGGTAAAGCACCATTGTAATCTCTGGTggaattttaaagtttattggTTCTGTTTTGGACACAATAAAATTAGGAAAAGGAGATAA